Proteins encoded by one window of Vigna radiata var. radiata cultivar VC1973A chromosome 5, Vradiata_ver6, whole genome shotgun sequence:
- the LOC106761395 gene encoding uncharacterized protein LOC106761395 — protein MKQRTGSSVSSYSTKENEVAEILVRLRSFILEFECGRGILPQSWGRKKKRSAISVNPKAEEASSPATPLSFSPSESDENPTSLFRRNVSLKRKREHCMKIIQDLTKDNDLLSGEINNVKCYFDKLKDYNLKLKAKQQELSHDPRQGVVVHKQPQFPGVAHHPPLILNQSACGVATTSSGVPSSSSNDVGPIGIPDLNLPLEESMTVEFCEPLDMSVNVANRNLSRAMAAQARQNRLHIYRFKNSIGISKPRYSCR, from the exons ATGAAACAGAGGACTGGGTCGAGTGTCTCCTCGTATAGTACGAAGGAGAACGAAGTTGCAGAAATCCTGGTGAGGCTCCGAAGTTTTATATTGGAATTTGAGTGCGGCCGCGGAATCCTTCCACAGTCGTGGGGTCGGAAGAAAAAGAGATCTGCGATTAGTGTTAATCCGAAAGCAGAGGAAGCTTCGAGTCCCGCAACCCCTCTCTCCTTCTCTCCCAGTGAATCCGATGAAAACCCAACCTCTCTCTTCAGAAGAAACGTTTCTCTCAAAAGg AAGAGAGAACACTGTATGAAGATTATACAGGATTTAACCAAAGACAACGATTTGCTCTCCGGG GAAATTAACAACGTCAAGTGTTACTTTGACAAGTTGAAAGACTACAATTTGAAGTTGAAAGCAAAACAACAAGAG ctAAGTCATGACCCAAGGCAAGGTGTTGTAGTACACAAGCAACCGCAATTCCCCGGTGTGGCGCATCATCCACCGTTGATCTTGAATCAGTCGGCGTGCGGTGTCGCAACGACGTCGTCGGGAGTACCATCTTCGAGTAGTAACGATGTGGGTCCAATTGGAATTCCCGATCTGAACCTACCACTTGAAGAGTCCATGACTGTGGAGTTTTGTGAACCGTTGGATATGAGTGTGAATGTGGCTAACAGGAATCTGAGTAGGGCCATGGCAGCTCAGGCCCGTCAGAATAGGCTTCACATTTACAGGTTCAAGAATTCAATAGGAATTAGTAAACCCCGTTACTCTTGTAGAtga
- the LOC106761971 gene encoding tubulin beta chain, with translation MREILHVQGGQCGNQIGSKFWEVICDEHGIDPTGKYNGLGNSDIQLERINVYYNEASGGRYVPRAVLMDLEPGTMDSIRSGPYGKIFRPDNFVFGQSGAGNNWAKGHYTEGAELIDSVLDVVRKEAENCDCLQGFQVCHSLGGGTGSGMGTLLISKIREEYPDRMMLTFSVFPSPKVSDTVVEPYNATLSVHQLVENADECMVLDNEALYDICFRTLKLSTPSFGDLNHLISATMSGVTCCLRFPGQLNSDLRKLAVNLIPFPRLHFFMVGFAPLTSRGSQQYVSLTVPELTQQMWDAKNMMCAADPRHGRYLTASAMFRGKMSTKEVDEQMINVQNKNSSYFVEWIPNNVKSSVCDIPPKNLKMSSTFIGNSTSIQEMFRRVSEQFTAMYRRKAFLHWYTGEGMDEMEFTEAESNMNDLVAEYQQYQDATADEEEDFDEEHEDDQYAEH, from the exons ATGAGAGAGATCTTGCACGTTCAGGGAGGCCAATGCGGCAACCAAATCGGTTCCAAATTCTGGGAGGTTATATGTGACGAGCACGGCATAGATCCAACCGGAAAGTACAACGGTCTTGGAAACTCTGACATCCAACTCGAGAGGATCAATGTCTATTACAACGAGGCCTCTGGAGGAAGGTACGTTCCTAGAGCTGTGCTTATGGATCTTGAACCTGGAACCATGGACAGCATCAGATCTGGCCCCTACGGCAAGATCTTCCGTCCCGATAACTTTGTCTTCGGACAGTCCGGTGCCGGTAACAATTGGGCGAAAGGTCATTATACCGAAGGCGCTGAATTGATAGACTCCGTTCTCGATGTTGTTCGTAAAGAGGCTGAGAACTGTGATTGCTTGCAAG GTTTTCAAGTGTGCCACTCTCTTGGAGGAGGCACAGGTTCCGGCATGGGAACACTGTTGATATCAAAGATTAGGGAGGAATACCCAGACCGAATGATGCTCACTTTCTCTGTTTTCCCATCTCCCAAGGTTTCTGACACAGTTGTGGAGCCGTACAATGCCACTTTATCTGTACACCAACTGGTTGAAAATGCAGACGAGTGCATGGTTCTTGATAATGAAGCTCTTTATGACATTTGCTTTAGGACATTGAAACTCAGCACACCTAGCT TTGGCGATCTCAACCATCTTATTTCTGCAACCATGAGTGGGGTTACATGTTGTCTGAGGTTTCCTGGACAACTGAACTCTGACCTCAGGAAGCTGGCTGTCAATCTGATTCCATTTCCCCGTCTTCACTTCTTTATGGTGGGGTTTGCACCTCTCACTTCTCGTGGGTCTCAGCAATATGTCTCCCTTACGGTCCCAGAGCTGACTCAGCAGATGTGGGATGCCAAAAATATGATGTGTGCTGCTGATCCTAGGCATGGCCGATACTTGACTGCATCTGCTATGTTCAGGGGAAAGATGAGCACCAAAGAGGTTGATGAACAGATGATCAATGTTCAGAACAAGAACTCATCGTACTTTGTTGAATGGATTCCCAACAATGTGAAGTCGAGTGTGTGTGATATTCCTCCCAAGAATTTAAAGATGTCATCTACTTTTATTGGGAACTCAACATCAATTCAGGAGATGTTTAGGAGGGTGAGTGAGCAGTTCACTGCTATGTACAGGCGCAAGGCCTTTTTGCACTGGTACACTGGGGAAGGAATGGACGAGATGGAGTTCACAGAGGCAGAGAGCAATATGAATGATTTGGTGGCAGAGTACCAGCAGTACCAAGATGCAACTGCAGATGAGGAAGAAgattttgatgaagaacatgagGATGACCAGTATGCTGAGCATTAG